The Malus domestica chromosome 06, GDT2T_hap1 genome has a segment encoding these proteins:
- the LOC139196856 gene encoding uncharacterized protein, producing the protein MRDFHRNEMVDEALRRDMTNISRSPFTDEIEQAEPPRKFSMPHFTSFKGDGDPERHLKHYRSAMVLYRNNDALMCKIFATTLQGEAQDWFHTLPARSIQNFDDLSLVFTKEYSSYRSIKKKFDHLFNVKRNPKESLRNYVKRFKAEKAKIVGCDNSIASAAFQKGLPADHPLFEEMIMKENLTLADSFTMAEKHALWDEARQAEKALEQPRKELAAAQKKDEKQPNKGRQEVKRRDRPTTK; encoded by the coding sequence ATGCGTGATTTTCACCGCAACGAAATGGTTGATGAAGCACTAAGGCGAgatatgaccaacataagcaggtcacctttcacggatgagatcgagcaggcagaacCTCCGCGCAAGTTTAGCATGCCGCACTTtacatctttcaaaggagacGGGGATCCCGAAAGACACTTGAAGCATTACCGAAGTGCGATGGTCCTTTATCGGAATAATGACGcccttatgtgcaaaatattcgccactactttacaaggcgaggcacaagattggtttcatACCTTGCCGGCACGATCCATCCagaattttgatgatctttccttggttttcaccaaagaatactcatcttATCGTTCGATCAAGAAAAAGTTCGATCACCTGTTCAACGTAAAGAGAAACCCAAAAGAGTCACTTCGCAATTACGTGAAgagattcaaagcagagaaggcgaaGATCGTCGGATGCGATAACTCGATAGCaagtgcagccttccaaaaaggactaccagcagaccacccactgtttgaagaaatgatcatgaaagaaaaCCTAACTCTAGCAGATTCCTTTACTATGGctgagaagcatgcactttgggacgaggctcgacAAGCAGAAAAGGCTCTCGAACAGCCTCGAAAAGAGTTGGCAGCTGCTCAAAAGAAGGATGAAAAGCAACCTAACAAGGGCAGGCAGGAGGTCAAGCGTAGGGATCGACCCACGACCAAATAA